The Candidatus Methylomirabilis lanthanidiphila genome includes a window with the following:
- a CDS encoding pantoate--beta-alanine ligase yields MQTIDDPSAIQRRCESLRRDGKTIGLVPTMGAFHEGHVSLMRWARADNDILVVSVFVNPIQFGRGEDFDSYPRDLDGDLAQAEQAGVDLVFAPSAEAIYPKGFQTYVDVTEVTKGLCGASRPGHFRGVTTVVAKLFNLIGPHRAYFGQKDYQQSVVVRRLVADLNMALDIVLLPTVREADGLAMSSRNIRLTPPQRRAASVLYASLSRAETRIRDGERNAATIFEDVRAMIETEPLARIDYVAVCDPETLQPLDCIEGPALVALAVRFGETRLIDNFLITAS; encoded by the coding sequence GTGCAGACGATTGACGATCCGTCCGCGATCCAGCGCCGCTGTGAGTCGCTCCGGCGCGACGGGAAGACCATCGGACTTGTGCCGACGATGGGCGCCTTTCACGAGGGACACGTCTCGCTTATGCGGTGGGCGCGCGCAGACAACGATATCCTTGTGGTGAGCGTCTTCGTGAATCCGATCCAGTTCGGGCGGGGCGAGGATTTCGACAGCTATCCCCGGGATCTGGATGGCGATCTGGCCCAGGCGGAGCAGGCAGGAGTTGATCTGGTGTTCGCACCGTCCGCAGAAGCGATCTATCCGAAAGGATTTCAGACATATGTCGACGTGACCGAGGTCACCAAGGGATTGTGCGGCGCATCGCGGCCGGGCCACTTCCGCGGCGTGACCACAGTCGTCGCGAAGTTGTTCAATCTTATCGGGCCGCACCGGGCCTATTTCGGGCAGAAGGACTACCAGCAATCAGTGGTGGTTCGGCGTCTGGTAGCCGATCTGAATATGGCTCTCGACATCGTTCTCTTGCCGACGGTTCGAGAGGCCGACGGCCTTGCAATGAGCTCCAGAAACATTCGATTGACGCCGCCGCAGCGACGAGCGGCATCTGTCCTCTATGCATCGCTCAGCCGTGCGGAAACGCGGATCAGGGATGGCGAGCGCAACGCGGCAACCATTTTCGAAGACGTGCGCGCAATGATCGAGACTGAACCGCTGGCGCGGATTGATTATGTAGCCGTATGCGATCCGGAGACGCTACAGCCGCTCGATTGCATTGAAGGCCCTGCACTCGTTGCGCTCGCCGTGCGATTCGGCGAGACGCGCCTCATTGATAATTTCCTGATTACGGCCTCCTGA
- a CDS encoding 3-methyl-2-oxobutanoate hydroxymethyltransferase translates to MTDQTVRTVTLQQMKREGRKITMLTAYDYPMALLVDRAGIDLILVGDSGGMTVLGYETTIPVTMDEMLMMTRAVTRAVTRSMVIADMPFMSYEAEPADAIRNAGRFIKEGLAHAVKVERGWPSLPCVRAIVDAGIPVMGHVGLTPQTAVLQEGLKVQGKGLDAARRILEDALALEKAGAFAIVLEAIPGALAGVITNRLTVPTIGIGAGPNCDGQVLVLHDLLGLFDRFVPKFTKRYADLAGIISDAVSRYRQDVIERRFPEAAHTYSIDQETERALQEM, encoded by the coding sequence GTTACACTGCAGCAGATGAAGCGCGAAGGGCGGAAGATCACCATGCTGACAGCGTATGACTACCCGATGGCGCTGCTGGTGGATCGCGCCGGGATCGATCTGATCCTGGTGGGCGACTCCGGGGGGATGACCGTCCTGGGGTATGAGACGACGATCCCGGTTACCATGGACGAGATGCTGATGATGACCAGGGCGGTGACCCGCGCCGTCACGCGGTCCATGGTGATCGCCGATATGCCGTTCATGTCGTATGAGGCCGAACCGGCCGATGCGATCAGGAACGCCGGACGGTTCATTAAAGAGGGTCTGGCTCATGCCGTCAAGGTGGAGCGCGGGTGGCCCTCGCTGCCGTGCGTGAGGGCGATTGTGGACGCCGGGATTCCGGTCATGGGCCACGTCGGGCTTACCCCGCAAACGGCCGTGCTGCAGGAGGGATTGAAGGTTCAGGGGAAGGGACTTGACGCCGCTCGCCGCATCCTTGAGGACGCCCTGGCGCTTGAAAAGGCTGGGGCCTTCGCCATTGTGCTTGAGGCGATTCCCGGCGCGCTCGCCGGGGTCATCACCAACAGGTTGACGGTACCCACCATCGGGATCGGCGCCGGACCGAACTGCGACGGTCAGGTCCTGGTTCTTCACGATCTGCTTGGGCTCTTTGATCGCTTCGTCCCGAAATTTACAAAGCGGTACGCCGATCTAGCGGGGATCATCAGCGATGCAGTAAGCCGCTACCGGCAGGACGTGATCGAGCGCCGATTCCCAGAGGCCGCGCACACCTACTCGATCGACCAGGAGACCGAACGAGCGTTGCAGGAGATGTAA
- the ftsL gene encoding Cell division protein FtsL, whose product MRSYGIAALTSVGRDRAGSLIKPRVDQIRRFDLLQTLLLGGAVLVVILFYVWQHVQVVRLGYQVESLAGERAGLIRQQKELRVEVAKLKSLRRVEEIARRQLGLGSPKSGQVIVIE is encoded by the coding sequence ATGAGGAGTTACGGTATTGCCGCATTGACGTCGGTTGGGCGAGACCGGGCAGGCAGCCTGATAAAACCGCGGGTTGATCAGATCCGAAGGTTTGATCTGCTGCAGACGCTGTTGTTGGGAGGGGCCGTCCTGGTCGTCATCCTGTTTTATGTGTGGCAGCACGTCCAGGTGGTCCGGCTGGGGTACCAGGTAGAATCTCTTGCAGGGGAGCGCGCTGGGCTCATTCGACAACAGAAAGAGCTGCGCGTTGAGGTCGCCAAGCTGAAGTCGCTCCGTCGCGTCGAGGAGATTGCCCGGCGTCAGCTTGGACTCGGGAGCCCCAAGTCCGGTCAAGTGATCGTGATCGAGTAG
- a CDS encoding protein mraZ has product MFRGSFEHAIDDKGRLSIPARYREILKRRRERELILVDPLFDACIVAYPIKTWQQIEQNLLNNGNSDKRFREYARLISAHAVESMIDSQGRILIPPQLRGKADLRRDVMIVGVLDKIEIWNRERWVSFCAQERDPEEYAGKLAELGIRV; this is encoded by the coding sequence ATGTTCCGTGGAAGCTTCGAACACGCTATCGACGACAAAGGACGACTCAGCATCCCGGCCAGATACCGCGAGATTCTCAAGCGGCGGCGAGAGCGTGAGCTGATCCTCGTTGATCCCCTCTTTGACGCCTGTATCGTCGCCTACCCCATCAAAACTTGGCAACAGATCGAGCAGAATCTCCTGAATAACGGCAACTCGGATAAGCGATTCCGGGAGTATGCTCGTCTGATCTCTGCTCATGCGGTTGAGTCGATGATCGACAGCCAGGGGCGAATCCTGATCCCTCCCCAACTCAGAGGAAAGGCCGATCTGCGCCGTGATGTCATGATCGTCGGGGTATTGGATAAGATCGAGATCTGGAACAGGGAGCGCTGGGTATCCTTTTGCGCGCAGGAGCGAGATCCTGAGGAGTACGCCGGCAAGCTGGCGGAACTGGGGATCCGGGTATAG
- a CDS encoding 16S rRNA methyltransferase, translating into MEGDVTIEGRHRPVLLEEALAILQPRTGGRYLDATVGLGGHAEAILAESAPAGRLFGIDRDAEALALARDRLGHFGGRVELVQGDFARLGAIAAESGWTPFDGILFDLGVSSFQLDNASRGFSFMRDGPLDMRMDRGGDERSAAELLARISERELVRLLQEYGEERWAKRIAARIVQERQTQMPTSTAQLARLVATAVPRRAWPRRIHVATRTFQALRIAVNNELVRLMRGLQEAVQWLTAGGRICVISFHSLEDRIVKEAFRGWARSEPPRVHLLTKRPVGPTEREIDANPRARSAKLRAAERR; encoded by the coding sequence GTGGAAGGAGACGTGACGATCGAGGGCCGGCATCGTCCGGTCCTGCTGGAGGAGGCATTAGCCATTTTGCAGCCACGGACGGGTGGGCGCTACCTCGATGCCACCGTGGGATTGGGAGGGCACGCGGAAGCCATACTGGCAGAGAGCGCGCCGGCAGGCCGCCTGTTCGGAATAGATCGTGATGCCGAGGCGTTGGCGTTAGCCAGGGATCGTCTCGGGCATTTCGGGGGCCGCGTTGAATTGGTTCAGGGCGATTTCGCAAGGTTGGGCGCCATCGCCGCCGAGAGCGGATGGACCCCGTTTGACGGTATCCTGTTCGATCTCGGCGTGTCGTCATTTCAACTCGATAATGCCTCCAGGGGATTCAGCTTTATGAGAGATGGACCGCTGGACATGCGGATGGATCGCGGGGGAGATGAGAGATCAGCGGCAGAGTTGCTTGCCCGGATCTCGGAGCGCGAGCTTGTACGACTGTTGCAGGAATACGGCGAGGAGCGGTGGGCCAAACGGATTGCGGCGCGGATCGTACAGGAGCGGCAGACGCAGATGCCCACCTCAACCGCCCAACTTGCGCGCTTGGTCGCTACGGCGGTTCCGCGGCGCGCCTGGCCGCGGCGGATCCATGTCGCGACGCGAACCTTCCAGGCGTTACGCATTGCCGTGAACAATGAGCTGGTCAGGCTTATGCGCGGCCTGCAGGAGGCCGTCCAGTGGCTGACCGCTGGAGGAAGAATCTGCGTCATCAGTTTTCACTCTCTTGAGGATCGAATTGTGAAGGAGGCGTTTCGAGGATGGGCGCGTTCGGAGCCGCCGCGTGTGCATCTTCTTACTAAACGGCCGGTTGGTCCAACGGAACGGGAGATCGACGCCAATCCGCGCGCCCGGAGCGCAAAGCTTCGAGCCGCAGAACGGCGCTAG